CACAACAAAAGCATTACTATAGTAATTACATCTGAATGTTTGGTCTTACTCGGCACTGATTGCCTGACATCCCAGTTTCAAAGCTGCGCTAACTTTTCACATACAATATGTTTATTTTGACAACAACACGTGCAGTGCTTCAGTCGGTGGAACTTCATAGCATTGTTTACACTTTTCTAAGTGGTCATGGGTAAAATTCTTCAACAATCAGCTTCTCTGATAGAAGTGGAGGCGAGGCAGTAAATATTTTCTCCGGGTTTATTTGTCTGCTCAGGTCGACGATTCTTGTGTAGCAACAGACATTTAGATAGAGAAGTGTTTAGTCTAAAGGAATCGCCGAAATAAACTAATCATACTTAGGATGCCCTGATTCAAAGTCACCACATAACCAGTTATCATATCAGCAGCTCGTGGCCTTTTTGATCCTCTCTGTGATTTCATAAATGAGGTTATCTTTTTACTTAGGactaaagacaaataaaacctGCTATTGGTTTTGTTCAAACACACAAACGTCTCCCACAGTGACCTTCCAAGTCATGGTGAATAAAGTTCACTGCACCAGAAAGACATCAAAGTACTGCTTGACTGTGTGCAAACTATGTGTGTAGCTATATTTATGTGTCCTATCTTACCCTGTCCCAGCTGAGCCTGGGTCAGTGCCTCTTTAGCAGTCCCAAAACCCAGCTCTCTGCAGACCACGCTGGCTGCAGGTAAGTCCCACAGATGGTCACATATGGTGCCCCACTTGCCTTCTTTCAGCACCTCAACGCGGCCCTCCCCGAGACGGGGCCCGGCCTTCAGACGCACAACAGGCTGGAAGAAAAAAGTGCAAGTTTTAGTGAGGTGTTTCTGAATCAATCAATTTGGAAATTTTACACTTAAAGCATGTTTACATTTGGATGCTacattttctcatttctcattAAACTCAGTTTCTTGCTGAAAAGCAAAGGGAAAGTTAGCATaaaaatgggaaacaggagtAAACAactaactaaaaaaacaaaaaaaaaaagcaaaatatgttCTTTTGGACTCAAAGGCATACagtgctttgaaaaaaaaaactttgctcCCTTCCTGTTTTCTTAGTTTTAAAAGAATTGGTCAAAAAATCATCAGACATGTTAattttagacaaagataacccgagtaaaaacaaaatgcttttttaaaatgatgctttcgtttattaagtgaaaaaaagctCTTTAAATCTACCTAGACCTCTATGAAAAAGTGACTGCTCCCTCTTATTAAATCATAAactaactgtgattaaccatattttttttaagccgAGTTCAATTTCACTGGCCACACCCAGGCCTGCGTGCTGCCAGTTGAATCATGAATTGTCTTAAATATAACCTGTCTGACAACGCATCGTGCCAGGAGCTAAAGAAACttaaaaacagcagagaaacaTATTCAGTCAGTCTTTTAGTCTGCAAGGGTCACAAAGTGATTTCTAATGTTTTGGGACTCCAGTCAACCATAGTGAGAGTCATTATCCACAAAAGGAGAAAACGTGAAACAGTGGCTAACCTTCCCAGGACTGCCCAGCCTCAAAAAACttatccaggaggtcacaaaagaactcGGCTCACCCTTATTCACATAGGGTGAGCtgggtttggatagctttttccccttcATCATTGAAATACTGCATTTTGTATCCACTCAGGTTAtgtttgtctaatattaaaattcgtTTAGtgttaagtgtgacaaatatataaaaaaataactaagaATCAGGAAGAGGGCAAATACTTTTCACACCTTTGTATCTGTAAGAAGACTTTTGCATATAGGTACGTGCTCAGAGTATTTCTCGATTTCAGACTGTGACTTCCCTGCTTTTGTACAGATTAAAATACTTACAATATGCTAATGTGCATGGTCAACTGGCAGGGAAAATTAAGCAGGACAGTATTAGTCATAGTAACCCAGTAATTGTATACAAAAGTGTCCCTTGCCACCAAGGAAGACAGGGCAGTGGAGGAGCCTCTGAGGCCAAAAGCTGATTTATACACACAGAGTATACCATAGAGTATACTATAGGCCCTTTATATAGAACTTCCTTGTGACCACTACATGGAGACCATACTGTATGTAATGTGATAAAATGCTTCTCATTTAccacttaaaaagaaaaccacTGAGCATTTTCCCCAAAAGACTTAAGCCGCGTCCACACTGGAAGTGATTCACTTGGGACGTATTACTTTGAAGCTAATGTTTGAAGTGCTGGGTGCCTGGGTAAATCTCCAGTGTATTTCATATATCAGACTGCAGCATCTtgtgacactgaaaaaagtAGATCACCCGtagtttttacagtcattcGCCTTCTGTGGTCTCTGGTCATCAAGTCACTGAAAACTGGCTCCACCGTAGACACAGCTTAAGGTTTTAATTTGAACACTTCCAATCTGTATTTGTCATATTCCACCGCGACACTAACCGGCACTGCAGGCGGTGCAGGCGCTCTGCCGTTACGCGCGAACTGGGATCCAGGTACACAACGGACCACGGCGTGCATGCCCCCCCTGCATGGGACATCGCTCCTGGGCAGGGACAGCAGGGCCTGACACTGTGACAAAGATGTTTCCACACCCTGACACTGCACCTTCTCCACCCAGTAACCCTTCTTACTGATCTGTGTCCTCAGCCTGAATGATTCAAAGAAGAAATAGAACGAGATGACACATTATAAGTAAGACTTTGTACTCGAGTTGTATCCTTTAATAAGCAGATGCTGATTTTACCTGGAGGAAGGATCAGCCAGCTTGGAGTCCCACAGTttcctaaaacacagagaacatTATAGTCATGAATGTTCAGTCATGTGCATCTTTACATCGAGTAGACTAAACAATCTGCTGTCCTACATACTCCCACAGTCTACCCCTGTGCTTCTCTTGTACACTCTCCTTTTCAATCACCCTCTTGTTTCTTCCTTGAAATCCCTGCTTCTACCATTCTGTTCATCAAAGGTTAAGTAAACCAGCTGAAACCATAAATAGGAGACACAACATCCTTGACAGGGCATTTGTTCCCTAGTTAAACATATgtcagaaagacagagaggaggagattTAGAATAACGGATAACAAAGTTCCCATTTTCTTTCGTTTCCCCTCTAAAACCATCCCCTCCTTCTTGTGTCTTTTTTAGTGCTTCTATTCCTACGTTCATGGGTATTTCAGTTTCAGTGTTTGCCTATATGTCTACTGAGGATGTCTGGTTTGAGGAGTCCACGTGGAAAAGAAACTAAATATATGAATAGTCCACTATACATTAATCCCAGCGGGAATCCTCATTGAGGTCTGCCAACTTCAACAGTCTTTCCAAACTCTGTCTAGTTTTATGGGTATTACCTTAAACTAGAATCCAAAGAGGAAATATTGTCTATGCACAAAATGGGCTCCCGTAAATCTGGAAACAGACACATTAGTGCTGACCACTTGTATTAGACAGTGTGACCACAGACAGGTGCAGCGTGACTGACGCCCTTCATGAATGTGCCTGAATTAAATGACTCACAACACAAAGTATAACCAGGAGGAGTTTACTCTAAAACCAGATTTGTGATGCAATTAAATATTTGGCATACTGGAAAAGGGAGATGTTTCCTCTCCGGGAGAACCTCGGTATCCTGCTTTTCCGAGTGCTTTCATGCACAGTCCCAATATTAGAGGAGAAATGTCTTTGATGCTGGAAGCACTTATAATGAAAACTAATAGGAATCGAGAGCCAGAAAACTACTGTGTGGAACATTTGCACCACAAGTCATTTACAGTCTAACAAAAGGCAGTCTGTGGAGGGAAAACGGTGTATATTTAAGctcttttacaataaaagacaTTTTCCATGCTTGGATAAGCATAAActgttgcatatttttttttctgatttccgCTGCAGTCCAGTGGTTATGAAATGTGATTTATTCTGCAAGTTTGGTCACTAATGCTGGCCTTCTCTGGTAATAAATCCCTGCAAACAACAGAAATGAGACACAAATCCTAAGTCGTTATGAGTTTTAGCTGCAATGGAAATAAAAAAcggggcagcacggtggcacggtggttagcactgttgcctcacagcaagaaggtcctgagttcaattccaccatcaggtcagggtctttctgtgtggagtttgcatgttctctccgggtactctggcttcctcccaccgtccaaagacatgcagcttgtggggataggttaattggataatacaaattgccactaggtgtgaatgtgagtgcgaatggttgtctgttcctgtgtgttagccctgcgacggactggcgacctgtccagggcgtaccctgcctcttgccctatgaaaGCTGgggcgaccctgaaaaggataagcggaagcgaatggatggatggatggaaataaaAAATTGATGTAGCATTTTTGGCGTCATTCAGCAGTTAAGAAAACTGTTTTCGACTTAGAGCTCTGTTTCTGTCGAACTGAAGAATGTGCAGTATTCACTTGGTTGGCTGCTAATTGTGTCTGTTTCCTTTCTGCGCTGAGCAGGTACATAGCTTTATCAGGGGTTGTTTTTGTTCAAATAGCTGCTGACTGTAGCTGAAAACGGGTACAATAAAAGCAGTGAAAGCATAGTGGGAggtaaaaatggcaaaaaccaACACATCCTCAGACTGAAACAGCAGAATAGGTCGATTGTCAAGTGtctgcagaaataaaatataCGAGTGCTTTCACAtttcccacagcagcagcacctgCGAGGAAGTATAAAGACCAATAAAATCTATATCTGGAGATGGAGGATAGGACTGTGGTTTGACTCAGACACAAGACATTTAATCAGGGGACCTGAGATCCAACACTGTGTTTACCGTTTATTTGTTTGCAGGCACTATTTGGTTAAGTTTAAGCCCCTAAACTACTCGGTTGGGTTAACTAGAATTAAATGGTCCAGtaaacaataacaattaaataaCCACATCTTAGAAAGCAAACTCGTTGCCCCAGATTTTAATGACAGAAGTAGTGACCACTTCTGTGACAAGCCTGAACATTTTACATGCACTTAGTCACACAACCAAGAGGTCCCCCCCACATAAACAGTAGCTGCTGAATGCTTTCAAAAATTGACCACGCTTGTAATTTCTCTGATCAGGTAGAAAACCACCTGCTCGTCACTGTGAGAAAATATTATTATATACAGTgtgaaagtgtattttgtgacttTATAGAAGCTTGTATTTTATTTCCTTGGCTTTATCTCCCTGTGTGCTTGTGTAAGCctatctgtctgtgtttgcacCGTATAAAATGTGTCATAACTCCGCGGTAAATCAAAATGGGAGAGACAGACTGCATGGGGGTGTTGGTTCATGGTCTGGAGGAGGCGGGGGTGAGAGTACTTCCCATATAATTGCCTGCTCTGCTTGGCAGTGTCTGCTTTGCGGTGAGCAGTAGCATGTTGGTTCACACACAGCAGACATGGAAATATGCACGTACATATCGACTTTCCCAGCCTGTAAAAGCAAAGATCTTTAATATTCTGTAAAACTGCAGTTACGACTGCATGATGGGAAACATGGAACGAGTGATGTAAGAGTAAAGTATCCATGAGCTGGGCAACTTTTAGGAGCATCTCTTCACTTAACAGGAAGAGGAAATGCATGTTCTCTTCGATAGGTCTCAGCTGTCCGACTGAGAGCTAAAAACACGATGTGTGATGCTCTTTGTCGGATTGAAAACAGGTTAGAACTGAGTGAAGGCTTTAATGGCAGATAAGTGAACCACAGCAACATGCCTCAACGCAGCATACCAATTCTGATTGCTGCTGAAGTCTTTTACTCAGGAGAAAATATTCTCCTCCGGATCCTCAGCTtgatgctattttttttaatgaaactctGACCACACAATACCATAAGCCACAGCGGAGAGAGGAGCTGACTCTCAGGAAAACTGAGATAACATGTTATTATACTCCATGAATGCAAAGCTGCCTGACTGGAACAATTGGCTCACTGAAGAGACAGCAGGTTGCCACACTGACTCCACAACAGCCCCTAATGAGTCCAGTCAACCtccatggaaaaaaaaaaccctcaaaggGGTCATAATGATGTACTTTCCATGAAAAGCGGGGTTTAGCATAATTGCCTCCAAGGCATTAAACATGGTGTTTTAATAAACTGAAGCTGAGGATGGGAGAAAAAGGAGCAGGGGGTGAAAGTAAATTAGAAGAACTGAAGAAGTTAGTGTCAGCCTCAAAGAGAGTGTGGATGTTAGAAAACAAGGGAGCTGGCAAATGGATTTAACACTTGCCTTTTGTAAGCACTGCAAAGTGGGGGAGTCTTTAAACATCTGTAAAAATGTGCTGAGCAACTTAACAGGCAGAGACAAAGGCAGTCACACCAAAAAAACAACCGCATGGTAAGAGGGGGATGTGCTGACACAGCAAAGGGTGTGCAGCAGGTTCTGCTGAGGGAATATTCTAGATTAGAGGATCGCGCAGACCATAATTACAGCTGTTCAAGTGGACACCAATCCCCAAAAAAGACTAGTCATGGAAAACTGCCAGTGTAGTGTGTAGCACCAGAAAGAGGCGATGTGACTGCTGTCATGTCTGGATAAACAATAAGAAAAGCTTGGTGGTGCACACAGAAACTCAAGGAATTATATTCAcattatatttgtatttgttcAATGCAAATTTCATGATAATCCACTCAGTGGTGGTTAAGACATATcactaaaacataaaataatgacTTAAAATTAAAGTCAAGTCCCCCCAAACCCTTTGGGTCTTTATAAAAAGTGACAGGAATCAATTTATAGTCACTAAAATAATGTTTTAGTCTGGACCAAAGGGACCGAGCAGCGCTGCCATCCCCATAGATCTTCTCTGCTAACATGGCTAAAACACTCCTGCCATTAAGGAGAGACATAACACATCTACTTCTACCTCACTTGAAAAACATTAATCTACAAAATATCTATTAAAACAGACGCTAATGCTCAACCTGATGCCATCTCCAACTGTTTACTGTTGGACAAAAATGTCTGCTCTATTCATCTCCCACGTAGCGGGGTGGAtgttgacaaaaacaaacaacattcaTGGCCTGGTTCAATCTTCACACAAGCTGCTGGTCAGGTTCTTGGCACAGACACAAGATTTTTCTCCAGACAACTTtgaggtttgtgtttttttttcagtgttgtcCAGATTAACATTAGATTCCAAAAGTTGGACAACCAgacttgtttatgtttttcatagTTTCTTTGTCCAATTTTGACATTTGGTCACGTTTGGAACCCAAATGCATCTACTTACGTAAAAGTGAAGACAAACTTCTGAAGCACTGGAGATAAATCAGAAAGAAGACAGAACGTCAGTGTTAGGCTGCTGGAGCTGCAGTGAATGGGGCAGATGAGGTGAATAAgcctgtgtgctgctgctgagcAGAGAGGAGCAAGACACATGGAGTAATTATTGGCGAAATGGAGAGAAGAGACAGATGGTGTAGAACAGGCCAGCGGTCAGTACAGTCGTCCTGTTAGCCAAGACGTAAAAAGACCTCTGTGGGCAGACAGAGGGACATATGGAGAGCTGTGTTTGCATGTGCGCAAGTgtatgtgcgcgtgtgtgtatgtgtactcTGTTTGCATGTTTATTTGTGTGAGCACGTggattttggacaaagtttatGCAAGGTCTGTGTGCGCGGGGAGCAGAATGTTTAAGCATGTGCAAGTGTGTGCAATGGCTTTGAAGGTTGCTGTAGGTGTTTTAGTGGGTATTTACAGCTAAAGTTAGACGAGCCACTTGGATTTATGGGTATAAAATCAACAGTTCAGCCTGGTATTATTTGTAGAGCAAAGGGTTTATGTTTAGGGAACAATTAAACAGTTATGAAAACACGCAGTTTGAAAAAAGTgagatcttttacttttctTAGTCATTATTGTATACATACTGGATCATTATTCCAAAAACCCGAGacatgttttagttgtgtttctctgtatgtttatttaaatgtgCAATTGTGGAGAGGTGACATGTGTTCCCTGAGCCTGGGATGCCCACCAGGTGTGCTGTTTTCCTCCCACATTCAAATAatatgcatgttaggttaactggtaattctaaattggctgtaagTGTGAATGTGAACCTGCATATTTGCCCTGTCTAGAATGAACCAAATAAAAAAGGAGGACGGGTCAAAGTATATTAACCAGCTGGGAGAGCCTCCAAATCCTCTAAAACCTCTAAAACCTCTGCTCTCCTAGTTACAGAAGCTGTTGGGTAAGTGTATGGCTGGAAAAAGGCATAATTACTAATGAATTCAGTAAGTGTGAGCTCTTAGTTCTTGTAAACATGCCACCTGGCATTCGCAGATGCTGCTGCACACAGTTTTCACTGGATGATTCTTAATTGTATGAGATTAGAAACCATGTAAAGGAAGGTTTTAAGTAGAGAGACACACAAGATGAGGATGACGGTAATCTTGTTGTCTGGATCTGACATTAATAACATACTTTCTAGGACTATTTTAAAAGCCTGTGCTGAGACCAACTCAGCCAGTGGGGAAGACAGCCCTGGTGGACAGCCAGGCTTGGCTAATACCACTATGGACCTGTCATGCCAAGTGTGGTTATACTAATGACAGCGGTTGTGGTTAACCTCTACTACAGGGGGGTTGGAACAGCAATCCAGGCATGGGGCTGCCTAATCTGTGGAGGGATGTTAGTCCATTATACTTTTCCATCCCTTTCACTcagacatacatacacacagacatacacacatccATTTCTATGTCTCTCCACCTCTGGTACTCTGCCTGGTCCACAATCACATACTTACCGGTAGGCGTTTTGCTCAAACGCTTCTGCTGCAGGGAATCCTAACATGCCACAGACGACACGGCTGCTGCTCAGGTCCCATCCACGATTACATACATGACGCCACTTCCCAGCATGCTTCACTTCCAGCACTCCCTCTCTCACCAGACCGCCGTGGCTGCTGGACAACACTGGCCGCAGACGAGCCTCCTCTAAGTGAACCCTCTCAGATCCCTGTtgataggaaaaaacagaacGGGCACTGATTTATCCCAAATAAATAATCATCGTTGTCTTTTTAGCTTTGCATCAACAATTCATTTAAAGGTTGACACATTGTCATACTGTTTAAATAAGCATAAGCAGATAGCACACAATCAAGACAAGAATAACATGAGGAGAGTCCTATGCTTTGTCTCTAATCATCCACATTAAATACTGTTGGCAGCAGGAAAGAAACTAACAGAGGTCGGCACAGTTTGTTTAACGTGTTGGGATATGTGTCATCATGATTACAAAATGGTCAAGAAGTGTAAACTCGGCAAgttgaaaagaagaaaaaataaagtcaaacagCAGGGAGAAATAGCAGAGTTTTCTCTGATCTAAAGTTTTTCCTTCAGAGGAAGAGCTATTGGTGGTTAAACTAAACTTCAGGCCATGGTAATTCATAGGAACTGGTTCTGGGGAAGGTCGGGTTTTAGGTTTGTCTCTAATTATACATGTCCACTGGCCTGTGGTTCCACAAATGACATTTCTGCAGAAGTCTGGCTAAAACTAGACTGGGTTGCTTCTTTGGTGTGCACTAGAGGTTGTGTGTATTGTGTATGTGTTTACCTGTGTATAGTATGCACCATTCTCCTCTCCTATGTCTGGATAAAGAGTGTCTGGTTCAACATGGTTCCCACTGAGCTGCTGATTCCTGTCACTCCTCCTCCCAGAGGGGATCTGGGATTCAGGCTGATATTGAGACTGCCTGTTCACCCTCTGCTCTTCCTGTTGTCTCCCTGCCTGTGAACTTCTCCTCGCCGTTTCCTGTCTTTGCCTGTAAGCTTCACCATTTGCCAGACGTGAAAGTAGCTCGTGCCCTTGTGGAGCAGCCGGGCTGACTTGGAGGTTGTCCCTTGAACCACCTCGATTTCGTCGCAAGATCTGGATCTCATGACCATTTTCTTGCGGGGAGATGTTGCTACGGCGGGAAGAGACTGGGTTGCGATGGAGAGCAATCTCATGGCCTCTTTGAGAGGCAGATGAGATGTGTGCTGGGTCTGGAGGGGGAGCTGGGGGCGACAGAGACTGTCTTGGTGACTGgtttctctgtctctgctggTTTGGCTGGTAACTTGAAGATGAGGGACTCTCTTCTACAGACACAGCAGGGTAACCGGGTCTCCTTTCTGGGCTGCAAACAACTCCTAGATCCTCAGCATGGCTACAGTCGTTGACCCCCCAACCATTGGAACGACATTCTGCAATAGAGGCCTCTGTGCCCCTGCAGCGCACATTGTCTAACCAGATCACACCTAACACAAGAAAGAGTGGCAAGTCATCAAATAAAGGGAAATCAATCAAGAGACTTCTATTTTAAAGCTTCACATTCTTGGCTGGACCTACCTTGTCCTTGGCCAAACCTGGCACTGTGTGCCCAGGTCAAGCTGCGCTGGAAGCCCAACTGCCGGCATATCACATTGGCCAGGCTAAGATCTACCTCATCATCACACACAGTGCCCCATGCGCCATTGTAGAGCACCTCCACACGTCCTTCATTTGCACTGCGCCGGTTTAAGCCTGCAAGGCGTACATGGACCTCCTGTGCATAAAACGGAGGGGGGTAGAGGAGAAGCAGGACAAGGAGCGTAGACAAGGAGCTGAGCCACCGCATCCTGGTAGGGGGAGAAAtaaagagtgaaaaacaggcTGATAgaaactgtgtgacatcagcTCAAAAGAGTAAAACAGACAAGATGCTTGCAGCTCCCAAAATAAATGTGTATGTTACCACAAAAATCTTCAAAATCACACAAAGCCATGGAAGTCACATTCCATAGTCTAACAGAACATATAATTAGAAACTTCTTCTTCAACCCTAATGGGACATTCCACAGTAAAATGAAAGATTGATAGATGTTTTTATCCTCTAAAATAATCAGAGTCATTTAAAGTACAGCGGGAGGTTTGAGAAACAGCCTGAACCAGTCAGGGCACAGGGAGTAATAACCAGAGCTAAAAGTAGCTTCTGCATCCAGCCAACGGAAATTCTGGCTTTCCGCAAACCCTCAAGTTTAGTTGCACGTATTAGGCCAACAGACACATAAGCAAATAAACATTGTCATAAAAATGCTCTCACACATAAATAAAGCAGCAGGTCACCATCTGTGCGAGATGCTGTAGTTAATGAGCAATAATTACAGCCTCTAAAATTTTTGTCTTCTAACAGAGTAGCAAACTAGT
This sequence is a window from Oreochromis niloticus isolate F11D_XX linkage group LG6, O_niloticus_UMD_NMBU, whole genome shotgun sequence. Protein-coding genes within it:
- the LOC100703749 gene encoding lysyl oxidase homolog 4, which gives rise to MRWLSSLSTLLVLLLLYPPPFYAQEVHVRLAGLNRRSANEGRVEVLYNGAWGTVCDDEVDLSLANVICRQLGFQRSLTWAHSARFGQGQGVIWLDNVRCRGTEASIAECRSNGWGVNDCSHAEDLGVVCSPERRPGYPAVSVEESPSSSSYQPNQQRQRNQSPRQSLSPPAPPPDPAHISSASQRGHEIALHRNPVSSRRSNISPQENGHEIQILRRNRGGSRDNLQVSPAAPQGHELLSRLANGEAYRQRQETARRSSQAGRQQEEQRVNRQSQYQPESQIPSGRRSDRNQQLSGNHVEPDTLYPDIGEENGAYYTQGSERVHLEEARLRPVLSSSHGGLVREGVLEVKHAGKWRHVCNRGWDLSSSRVVCGMLGFPAAEAFEQNAYRKLWDSKLADPSSRLRTQISKKGYWVEKVQCQGVETSLSQCQALLSLPRSDVPCRGGMHAVVRCVPGSQFARNGRAPAPPAVPPVVRLKAGPRLGEGRVEVLKEGKWGTICDHLWDLPAASVVCRELGFGTAKEALTQAQLGQGTGPIHMNSVQCTGREKSITECHSRPVPLYTCKHSQDVAVRCNVPKTGMETTVRLAGGREPSQGRVEVLMEIGGVKRWGSVCSENWGLNEAMVVCRQLGLGFASSAHQETWYWPGSADAGEVLLSGTHCIGTEMSIQQCRRNAHVYCPRGGDGRAAGVTCVETAPDLVLDAQLVQETAYIEDRPLHLLTCANEENCLSSSAARMNWPYGHRRLLRFSSRIMNMGRADFRPRAPRESWVWHQCHRHYHSIEVFTHYDLLTLNGTKVAEGHKASFCLEDTYCPDGIHKRYSCYNMGQQGISVGCWDTYRHDIDCQWVDITDIRPGEYIFQVDVNPSLDMAESDFQNNVMRCRCKYDGARVYMFGCHAGDAYSAEAEDLFDHQRQISNNFL